One window of Saprospiraceae bacterium genomic DNA carries:
- a CDS encoding CHAT domain-containing protein yields MKFKFLMVLILISHYISSQSDTSIVLDKLDSLFVLCDAYSEKGSFKEAFDVIVEAENLSIKWFGKESASYGDVCYFRAFVYKLKLEYGLAEKWLFEAKAIQFKVLGENHPYYSATINTLGAVYIESGDLVKGEECLLQSKKLKEKYEGKENDGYAVVLINIGSFYQRVGRYEEASLYYLEAKELYEKHLGKDKRHYPTTLNNLASLNTEIAQFELAETYYFQALSSTKLLFGEQSPPYALIQDNIARLYQIMGNYEKAEWMFLEALNTRKASLGTNHPNYASSLNNCATLFRQLGKYDKAEIFLLEAIEILEKTLGKENEWYCSTLQNRIDVQSRKGNYQKAIEMQIELNNIWLKTQGDSSLTYSKSQIALASYYMSLGFLQEAEKCYQIAIKIVEKKLGKKHYSYAENLSHLASLYIEKQNYKLAEKLQLESIKITEKVLGTEHINYANRLFNLGLIYELMGKFKKSESLFSISSAVIRKNIMNALFHLSEQEMNQFILTFAAKQALILSFAHNTNGRTKIATTCFDNSLFFKGFLLNAFNNNRHLIGTDSITIAKINLLKSYSHLLAKEYSKPILLRKGVKELEEKSNELEKTIARLNIDFDHSTQQISWKEVQKLLSPDEAIIDFIHFNYSNKRGTDSIIYAAMVLKSGNQLPLYIPLVESKQLEELMTTKKGQNNLTQLYAFRGVNPIKVISMNTIYNLVWKNLKGELTGIKKIYYTPTGLLHRINFDAIPINDTTILSDQYQLNRLNSPRQLMFPKTMVQQNNVVTMYGGIQFDRDSFFGQTETHDTILKYRKGDIVNFRSIDTTNRGGSWNYLIGTEMEINSIEAITKQAGMQNIVRSGNQATEESFKSIGTNNMPSPRILHIATHGYFFPDPDRTNSAKSGVAQDSAASEGTAQAASLNPIAKFEATETVFKMSEHPMLRSGLIMAGGNEAWQGKQTLEDREDGILTAYEISQMNLSSTELVVLSACETGLGDIQGNEGVYGLQRAFKIAGAKYLIMSLWQVPDKQTSLLMTTFYKKWLEDEGPDKGGKKMTIPDAFHAAQKELRELGLDPYQWAGFVLVE; encoded by the coding sequence ATGAAATTTAAATTCTTAATGGTATTAATTCTAATATCCCATTACATTAGTTCCCAGTCAGACACAAGTATAGTATTAGATAAATTGGATAGTCTGTTTGTATTATGTGATGCCTATTCTGAAAAAGGGTCGTTTAAAGAAGCATTTGATGTAATTGTCGAAGCTGAAAATTTGAGTATTAAATGGTTTGGAAAGGAATCTGCATCTTATGGAGATGTATGTTATTTTCGTGCTTTCGTTTATAAGTTAAAATTGGAGTATGGATTAGCTGAAAAATGGCTGTTTGAGGCCAAGGCAATTCAATTCAAAGTGTTAGGAGAAAATCATCCTTATTATTCCGCAACAATTAATACATTAGGTGCTGTTTATATTGAATCAGGAGACCTTGTAAAAGGAGAAGAATGTTTATTACAATCGAAAAAACTCAAGGAAAAGTACGAGGGGAAGGAAAATGATGGTTATGCAGTTGTGCTAATTAATATTGGCTCTTTTTATCAGCGTGTTGGTAGATATGAAGAAGCATCACTTTACTACTTGGAGGCTAAAGAGCTTTATGAAAAGCACTTGGGAAAAGATAAAAGGCATTATCCAACTACTTTAAATAATTTAGCTTCATTAAATACAGAAATTGCGCAGTTTGAATTGGCTGAAACTTATTACTTCCAAGCACTTAGCAGCACAAAATTATTATTTGGCGAACAAAGTCCTCCGTATGCACTTATCCAGGATAATATTGCAAGATTGTACCAAATCATGGGAAATTATGAAAAAGCTGAATGGATGTTTTTGGAGGCATTAAATACAAGAAAAGCCTCTTTAGGTACCAATCATCCAAATTATGCATCCAGTTTAAATAATTGCGCAACCTTGTTCAGGCAATTGGGTAAATATGATAAAGCTGAGATCTTTTTACTAGAGGCAATTGAAATTCTGGAAAAAACATTAGGAAAAGAAAATGAATGGTACTGTTCTACACTGCAGAATCGAATTGATGTTCAATCGCGTAAGGGAAATTATCAGAAGGCAATTGAAATGCAAATTGAACTTAATAATATTTGGTTAAAAACTCAGGGAGATAGTAGTCTTACCTATTCAAAATCACAAATTGCATTGGCAAGTTATTATATGAGCTTGGGTTTTTTGCAAGAAGCAGAAAAATGTTATCAAATAGCTATTAAAATTGTAGAAAAAAAGTTAGGAAAGAAACATTATTCATACGCTGAAAACTTATCTCATTTAGCTAGTTTATATATTGAGAAGCAAAATTATAAACTGGCTGAAAAATTGCAGTTGGAATCCATTAAGATTACAGAAAAAGTTCTAGGTACTGAGCATATAAACTATGCAAATCGCTTGTTTAATTTAGGATTGATTTATGAATTAATGGGGAAATTTAAAAAGTCAGAATCATTATTTTCAATTTCATCTGCAGTTATAAGAAAAAATATTATGAATGCCTTATTCCACCTTTCAGAACAAGAAATGAATCAATTTATATTGACTTTTGCCGCAAAACAAGCTTTGATATTATCATTTGCACACAATACGAACGGAAGGACAAAGATAGCAACAACTTGTTTTGATAATTCCTTGTTTTTTAAAGGATTCCTATTAAACGCTTTTAATAATAATAGACATTTAATTGGCACTGATTCGATTACTATCGCGAAGATTAATTTGTTAAAATCTTACAGCCATTTGTTGGCAAAGGAATATTCTAAACCTATTTTATTGAGAAAAGGAGTTAAAGAGCTGGAAGAAAAATCCAACGAACTTGAGAAAACAATCGCACGATTAAATATTGATTTTGATCATTCCACCCAACAAATAAGTTGGAAAGAAGTACAAAAATTATTGAGTCCGGATGAAGCCATTATAGACTTTATTCATTTTAACTATTCAAATAAAAGGGGCACGGATAGTATAATTTACGCAGCTATGGTACTTAAATCTGGGAATCAGCTGCCTCTATATATCCCATTGGTTGAATCTAAACAACTTGAAGAGCTTATGACTACAAAGAAAGGCCAGAATAATTTAACCCAATTATATGCTTTTCGGGGTGTTAATCCTATTAAAGTTATTTCAATGAATACTATTTATAACTTGGTTTGGAAGAATTTAAAAGGTGAATTAACTGGAATAAAGAAAATTTATTATACTCCAACTGGATTATTACATCGAATAAATTTTGATGCCATCCCAATTAATGATACAACCATTTTATCTGACCAGTATCAATTGAATCGATTGAATAGTCCAAGGCAATTAATGTTTCCTAAAACAATGGTTCAACAAAATAATGTGGTTACAATGTATGGTGGAATTCAATTTGATCGGGATAGTTTTTTTGGCCAAACAGAAACTCACGATACTATTCTTAAATACAGAAAAGGAGATATAGTTAACTTTAGATCTATTGACACTACAAATAGAGGAGGAAGTTGGAACTATTTGATTGGCACTGAAATGGAAATAAACTCCATTGAAGCAATTACGAAACAAGCAGGCATGCAGAATATAGTTAGAAGTGGAAACCAAGCAACGGAGGAATCTTTTAAATCAATCGGAACAAACAATATGCCTTCACCAAGAATTTTGCACATTGCTACTCATGGTTATTTTTTTCCTGATCCTGACCGTACGAACTCCGCAAAAAGCGGAGTGGCGCAAGACAGTGCAGCAAGCGAGGGAACTGCGCAAGCAGCTTCATTAAATCCTATTGCTAAATTTGAAGCAACAGAAACTGTGTTTAAGATGTCAGAACATCCCATGCTTCGATCAGGACTAATAATGGCAGGCGGCAATGAAGCCTGGCAAGGAAAACAAACTTTGGAAGACAGAGAAGATGGAATACTTACTGCTTATGAAATTAGCCAAATGAATTTGTCAAGCACCGAGTTGGTAGTCTTATCTGCTTGCGAAACCGGCTTAGGCGATATCCAAGGAAACGAAGGCGTTTATGGATTGCAAAGAGCATTTAAAATTGCAGGAGCAAAATATTTAATCATGTCGCTTTGGCAAGTACCCGATAAACAAACCAGTTTATTGATGACTACATTTTATAAGAAGTGGTTGGAAGACGAAGGTCCCGATAAAGGCGGGAAAAAAATGACGATACCAGATGCATTCCATGCCGCTCAAAAAGAATTGCGCGAACTAGGCTTGGATCCATATCAATGGGCTGGGTTTGTTTTAGTAGAATAA
- a CDS encoding CHAT domain-containing protein yields MKNSIIIIVLCWTNFALAQELIDSATLKQLDSLLNVSKNLREKGDLIKSFELDSLVSKQALEKLGRNSAVYANSCISRGKWNLAKSNHAAAETFYFEAIHIFETLYGTEHNLYAKALNNLGVLYYLMGKFEPCESIYLKVRDIQEKAVGKNHIDFAVSLNNLALLYKELGRYDKAEPYYTESYLLFKKILGVNHPQYAKSVTNLGVFYFIIGAYDKAEPLYLESKEIREKSLGKKHQDYGVSLTNLGTLYAAMGNLDKTERYYIEATQIFEQVVGKNHPKYAQSLYNLASLYNDLHRDSQALVLLLEAKAILFTELGTKHPDYVNCIHLLAHAYKTLNNYELAESYHREALEIQKSITGKEHTAYANSLISLAKIFMETSRDSLAELFLTEAQTIFKRVIGSDYAEYATVLGYLAIVNEKRSNVELADNLLYEYMVLSQEKLIKSVLYLSPEELNKYADRIARNLATLLSINYRRNMMGNHSANLNKAIFNTALFQKGFVLNAANRLNLLAAETSESNELNTTLQSYKRRLAKEYAKLYSEQNKQLLIELEEKANIVEKDLVKKVNGYSDASTQVQWNDVKLKLQPGDAVLEFVNFKLDFPKKTDSIIYAVLLLRFEDSIPVFIPLFEEQQLSLILQGHSAGKQAEIYASRGVSPIRVQDYTSLYNLVWKPIEMYLINSKKIYLATSGNLHRLNFTAIAISNTTVLGDKYKFTQIGSTRQLVQSQKKSWNQTPAALIGGINYNISEPNTTSKLQVESKELEFASSKTNVANKSSQWSFLPGTDQEISSIFSLFKNNNIPATQFRDRFATESEFKAMGKGNQSPRVLHIATHGYFFPDSKSNRQQSEFSSQSENVFKISNQPMLRSGLILAGGNSAWQGDQIIDGKEDGILSAYEISQMNLSNTELVVLSACETGLGDIQGNEGVYGLQRAFKIAGAKYLIMSLWQVPDKQTSLLMTAFYKKWLENKMTIPDAFHAAQKELRDLGLDPYQWAGFVLVE; encoded by the coding sequence ATGAAAAACAGCATCATTATCATCGTTCTATGTTGGACAAATTTTGCTTTAGCACAGGAATTGATCGATTCGGCCACCTTGAAACAGCTAGACAGTCTTCTGAATGTTTCTAAAAATTTGCGGGAGAAAGGCGACTTGATTAAGTCATTTGAATTAGATAGTTTAGTTTCAAAACAAGCTTTGGAAAAATTAGGTAGAAATTCTGCAGTCTATGCAAACAGCTGCATAAGTCGGGGAAAGTGGAATTTAGCAAAGAGCAATCACGCAGCAGCAGAAACATTTTATTTTGAAGCCATCCATATTTTTGAGACTCTTTATGGTACAGAGCACAACCTCTATGCAAAGGCACTAAATAATTTAGGAGTCTTGTATTATTTGATGGGAAAATTCGAACCGTGTGAATCAATTTATTTGAAAGTTAGGGATATTCAGGAGAAAGCTGTAGGGAAAAATCATATTGATTTTGCAGTAAGTCTAAATAATCTGGCACTTTTGTACAAAGAATTGGGGCGGTACGATAAAGCAGAACCCTATTATACAGAATCGTATTTATTATTCAAAAAAATTCTGGGGGTAAATCATCCTCAATACGCTAAAAGTGTAACCAATCTGGGTGTTTTTTATTTTATTATTGGAGCTTATGATAAAGCGGAGCCTTTATATTTAGAATCAAAGGAGATAAGGGAAAAATCACTGGGAAAGAAGCATCAAGATTATGGTGTAAGTTTAACCAATTTAGGTACGCTCTATGCTGCAATGGGCAATTTAGATAAAACAGAACGCTATTATATTGAAGCAACCCAAATATTTGAACAAGTAGTAGGCAAAAATCATCCAAAGTATGCGCAGAGTTTATACAACCTGGCTTCTTTATACAATGATTTACATAGAGACAGTCAAGCCTTGGTTTTGTTACTTGAGGCAAAAGCCATATTATTTACCGAACTTGGAACCAAACACCCGGATTATGTAAATTGCATTCACCTGCTTGCACATGCTTATAAAACTTTAAATAATTACGAGCTGGCAGAATCGTATCACCGCGAAGCATTGGAAATCCAAAAATCCATAACGGGAAAAGAGCATACTGCTTATGCAAACAGTTTGATTTCTTTAGCAAAAATATTTATGGAGACAAGCAGGGATAGCCTGGCTGAGCTTTTTTTAACAGAGGCGCAAACAATATTTAAAAGAGTAATAGGGAGTGATTATGCTGAATACGCAACCGTATTAGGATATTTGGCAATTGTTAATGAAAAAAGATCAAATGTTGAGTTAGCTGATAATTTACTTTATGAATACATGGTGCTGAGCCAAGAGAAATTAATCAAATCTGTTCTATACCTATCTCCGGAAGAATTGAATAAATACGCAGATAGAATTGCAAGAAATTTAGCAACACTTTTATCAATAAATTACAGAAGAAATATGATGGGCAACCATTCGGCAAACTTAAACAAAGCAATATTTAATACAGCTTTATTTCAAAAAGGTTTTGTTCTAAATGCCGCCAATCGCTTGAATTTGTTGGCAGCCGAAACAAGTGAATCCAATGAACTAAATACAACACTCCAATCTTATAAACGGAGGTTGGCAAAAGAATATGCAAAATTGTATTCTGAGCAAAATAAACAACTGCTGATTGAATTGGAAGAAAAGGCAAATATTGTCGAAAAGGATTTAGTTAAAAAGGTGAATGGTTATTCTGATGCAAGCACTCAGGTTCAATGGAATGATGTAAAATTAAAATTACAGCCTGGGGACGCTGTATTGGAATTTGTAAACTTTAAATTGGATTTTCCTAAGAAAACAGATAGTATAATCTACGCAGTGCTTCTGTTGCGATTTGAAGATTCCATACCAGTTTTTATCCCGCTTTTTGAAGAGCAGCAATTAAGCTTAATCCTCCAAGGGCATTCAGCTGGTAAACAAGCAGAAATTTACGCCAGCCGCGGCGTTTCTCCGATACGAGTTCAAGATTATACTAGCCTCTATAATTTAGTTTGGAAACCAATTGAGATGTACCTGATAAATAGCAAAAAAATATATCTAGCCACTTCAGGAAATTTACACCGATTGAATTTCACTGCAATTGCAATTTCAAATACCACGGTGCTAGGAGATAAATATAAATTTACTCAAATTGGGAGCACCAGGCAATTAGTCCAGTCACAGAAAAAAAGTTGGAATCAAACACCAGCTGCATTGATTGGTGGTATAAATTATAATATTAGTGAACCGAATACAACATCAAAATTGCAAGTAGAGAGCAAAGAACTTGAATTTGCAAGTTCCAAAACCAATGTTGCGAATAAGAGTTCGCAATGGAGTTTCCTTCCTGGTACGGATCAGGAAATCAGCAGCATTTTTAGTCTATTTAAGAACAATAACATTCCAGCGACTCAATTCCGCGATCGTTTTGCAACAGAATCTGAATTTAAAGCCATGGGGAAAGGAAACCAATCGCCGCGAGTATTGCATATTGCGACACATGGTTATTTTTTTCCTGATTCAAAATCCAATAGGCAACAATCAGAATTCAGTAGCCAATCGGAAAATGTATTTAAAATAAGCAATCAGCCGATGCTACGATCCGGTTTAATTCTTGCTGGAGGAAATAGCGCATGGCAAGGTGATCAAATTATAGATGGAAAAGAAGATGGAATACTTTCTGCTTATGAGATAAGCCAAATGAATTTATCAAATACAGAATTGGTCGTTTTATCAGCTTGTGAAACCGGACTCGGTGATATCCAAGGCAATGAAGGCGTTTATGGATTGCAAAGAGCCTTTAAAATTGCAGGAGCTAAATATTTAATCATGTCGCTTTGGCAAGTACCCGATAAGCAAACCAGTTTATTAATGACTGCATTTTATAAAAAATGGCTTGAAAACAAAATGACGATACCCGATGCCTTCCATGCTGCTCAAAAAGAATTGCGGGATCTTGGATTGGATCCGTATCAATGGGCTGGGTTTGTGTTAGTTGAGTAA
- a CDS encoding DUF1295 domain-containing protein, translated as MNQINLESFLLINYCWIALAILVHVTMFYIKAPFGRHTSEKWGISINNKLGWFVMELPSLAIMVYFLIYGANSLKSYVWILFFLWIFHYVNRTLIYPLRIKATPKRIPLAIVASAIFFNFVNAGLNGYYLSALAPINKYNELWIVSWNFIIGIALFLTGMFINWKTDTMLIRLRSTGETGYKIPNGFLFNFVASPNLFGEIIQWLGFAVMAWNLPAFGFFIWTYSNLVPRAKNHYDWYHQNFPDYPKSRKIIFPFIY; from the coding sequence ATGAATCAAATCAATTTGGAATCATTTCTCCTGATCAATTATTGCTGGATAGCTTTGGCGATTCTTGTCCATGTTACCATGTTTTATATTAAAGCACCTTTTGGACGACATACCTCAGAAAAATGGGGCATAAGTATAAATAATAAATTGGGATGGTTTGTTATGGAATTGCCTTCCTTGGCAATCATGGTGTATTTTCTTATTTATGGCGCGAATTCATTGAAATCCTATGTTTGGATTTTATTTTTTCTTTGGATTTTTCATTATGTCAACAGAACCTTGATCTATCCGCTTCGAATTAAAGCTACGCCTAAACGCATACCGCTTGCAATTGTTGCGTCTGCCATTTTTTTTAATTTTGTAAATGCAGGTTTAAATGGTTATTATTTATCGGCTTTAGCTCCGATAAATAAGTATAATGAGCTCTGGATCGTTAGCTGGAATTTTATAATAGGCATAGCTTTGTTTTTGACTGGAATGTTTATCAACTGGAAGACAGACACTATGTTGATCCGATTAAGAAGCACAGGAGAAACCGGATATAAAATTCCAAATGGCTTTTTATTTAATTTTGTAGCCTCCCCCAATTTATTTGGAGAAATAATACAATGGCTTGGTTTTGCTGTAATGGCCTGGAATTTACCCGCATTTGGATTCTTTATTTGGACCTATTCAAATTTAGTTCCACGGGCTAAAAATCACTACGATTGGTATCATCAAAATTTTCCGGATTACCCTAAAAGTCGAAAAATTATTTTTCCGTTTATTTATTAA
- a CDS encoding CHAT domain-containing protein, whose protein sequence is MKYTNLILILLALDRLSAQAIDSSAIKQVDSLIRVSRDYTSKRDFDKALEVISEAERIALKNLGRESASYGSCAFSRGRVMHNKKDFPEAEKFYIEAKVIREKVLGKAHPAYGWSMNNLGLLNKDMGNYDKAESYYLEAKAIWEKALGKEHFNYAASINNLASLYWTLGDYEKAEPLYLESKTIRKKVLGNEHPDYAASLNNLASLYIEMGNYLKVEPLILEAKAILEKVFGKEHFEYAKSLEYLAIFYHDMGNFEKAEPLYIEAKDIREKVFGKEHSEYASSINNLAVLYDDMGNYEKAEPLYLEFKAIIEKTLGKEHPDYATSPNNLGNLYYEMGSYEKAVALHLEAKAIREKMLGKAHPDYTASLDNLARVYERQHRYLASEPLLEEAFFLRQTRFLNATSFLSEQELAQYLIKYQKGGDRLNSYLFARPNIKAHSGILTNLAYNYALFYKGFLQAAATRLNAPTFISAEMVDLNLQLKSYRRRLSVEYTKPIAGKKGIAELEEKANLAEKKLARSVSGYAEAIRQVKWQDVKDGLKKAEAAIEIVHFKINFPSYMDSIMYAALLIEPGSDQPKFIPLFEEKSLDSLLYSKSERRADYVNSLYTLSDRGAVAIDAPKKSLYDILWKPLENELREIKTIYFSPSGLLHRINLNAIPVSETEVLADRYQLVELNSTRQLVIPNQIKHINNDAVLFGGIQFERDTNFISNEPLIVSRSRGELSFQNTDTTLRGGSWNYLSGTEREVNAIETIMQHSGVKTNLKKGLNATEEAFKNIGINNAPSPRILHIATHGYFFPDQKINSQQSAVSSQKESVFKISDHPMLRSGLILAGGNAAWQGKQALEGREDGILTAYEISQMNLSNTELVVLSACETGLGDIQGNEGVYGLQRAFKIAGAKYLIMSLWQVPDKQTSLLMTAFYKKWLEAKMTIPNAFHAAQKELRDLGLDPHQWAGFVLVE, encoded by the coding sequence TTGAAATACACGAACCTTATTTTAATATTGTTGGCATTAGACCGTCTTTCCGCTCAAGCAATTGATTCTAGTGCAATTAAACAGGTAGATAGCCTCATTCGAGTATCGCGTGACTACACGAGTAAAAGAGATTTCGATAAAGCGCTAGAAGTCATTTCTGAAGCTGAACGTATCGCATTAAAAAATCTTGGAAGGGAGTCAGCATCGTATGGTAGTTGTGCCTTCAGTCGGGGTAGGGTGATGCATAACAAAAAGGATTTCCCAGAAGCCGAAAAATTTTATATAGAAGCCAAAGTCATCCGAGAAAAAGTGCTTGGCAAGGCACACCCCGCTTATGGCTGGTCCATGAATAATCTTGGACTCTTAAACAAAGATATGGGCAATTACGATAAAGCTGAATCCTATTATCTTGAAGCCAAAGCCATCTGGGAAAAAGCATTGGGTAAGGAGCATTTCAATTATGCCGCAAGTATAAACAATCTTGCAAGCCTGTATTGGACTTTGGGTGACTACGAAAAGGCAGAGCCACTCTATCTCGAATCCAAAACCATTAGAAAAAAAGTGCTGGGTAATGAACATCCAGATTATGCGGCAAGCCTCAACAACTTGGCAAGTCTTTACATTGAAATGGGGAACTATCTAAAAGTCGAGCCACTAATTCTTGAAGCCAAAGCCATCCTGGAAAAAGTGTTTGGAAAGGAACATTTTGAATATGCCAAAAGCTTGGAATATTTGGCAATCTTTTATCATGATATGGGCAACTTTGAAAAAGCCGAGCCTCTTTATATCGAAGCCAAAGACATCCGTGAAAAAGTATTCGGAAAGGAACATTCCGAATATGCCTCAAGCATTAATAACCTTGCAGTCCTGTACGATGATATGGGTAACTATGAAAAGGCAGAGCCTCTTTACCTCGAATTCAAAGCTATCATTGAAAAAACACTGGGCAAGGAGCATCCTGATTATGCAACAAGCCCTAACAATCTGGGAAACCTTTATTATGAAATGGGCAGCTACGAAAAAGCTGTGGCCCTCCACCTCGAAGCCAAAGCTATCAGAGAAAAAATGTTGGGCAAGGCACATCCAGATTATACTGCAAGTTTAGACAACCTGGCACGTGTATATGAAAGACAACATCGATATTTAGCCTCGGAACCATTACTAGAAGAAGCATTTTTCCTGAGGCAAACCAGATTTTTAAACGCCACATCTTTTCTTTCGGAACAAGAACTTGCTCAATATTTAATAAAATATCAAAAAGGCGGAGACCGATTGAATTCTTATTTATTCGCACGCCCAAACATTAAAGCACACTCCGGAATTCTGACTAATTTGGCATATAATTATGCCCTTTTTTATAAAGGCTTCCTCCAGGCCGCTGCTACTCGGCTGAATGCTCCTACGTTTATTTCAGCAGAAATGGTAGACTTGAATCTCCAACTCAAAAGCTACCGTCGTCGGCTCTCCGTTGAATACACAAAGCCAATCGCTGGGAAAAAAGGCATCGCCGAATTGGAAGAAAAAGCCAACCTTGCAGAAAAAAAACTTGCCCGTTCAGTTTCGGGTTATGCAGAGGCTATCCGTCAAGTTAAATGGCAGGATGTAAAAGATGGTTTAAAAAAAGCAGAAGCTGCTATCGAGATTGTTCATTTTAAGATCAATTTTCCTAGTTATATGGATAGTATCATGTATGCAGCCCTACTGATTGAACCTGGATCGGATCAGCCTAAGTTTATCCCACTTTTTGAAGAAAAATCTTTGGATTCCCTTTTATATTCCAAATCAGAACGCAGAGCAGATTATGTCAATAGTTTGTACACGTTATCAGATCGTGGGGCAGTAGCCATTGATGCTCCTAAAAAATCACTGTATGATATTTTATGGAAACCATTAGAAAATGAATTAAGAGAAATTAAAACGATTTATTTTTCACCGAGCGGATTATTGCACAGAATTAATTTGAATGCAATTCCCGTATCGGAAACAGAAGTATTAGCAGATAGATATCAATTAGTTGAATTAAACAGTACACGCCAATTGGTTATCCCCAATCAAATAAAGCATATCAATAACGATGCTGTTTTGTTTGGTGGAATTCAATTTGAACGAGATACTAATTTCATTTCAAATGAACCCTTGATTGTTTCACGATCAAGAGGAGAATTGTCTTTTCAAAACACAGATACAACGTTAAGAGGAGGATCCTGGAATTACCTTTCGGGAACAGAACGAGAAGTCAATGCTATAGAAACAATCATGCAACATTCAGGAGTGAAAACCAATTTAAAAAAAGGATTAAATGCAACGGAAGAAGCATTTAAAAATATTGGTATAAATAATGCTCCATCACCAAGAATCTTGCACATTGCAACCCACGGCTACTTTTTCCCCGATCAAAAAATCAATAGTCAGCAATCAGCAGTCAGTAGTCAGAAGGAAAGCGTATTTAAAATAAGTGATCATCCTATGTTGCGTTCCGGTTTGATTTTGGCAGGAGGGAATGCTGCATGGCAAGGAAAACAAGCATTGGAGGGAAGAGAAGATGGAATTTTAACTGCTTACGAAATTTCCCAAATGAATTTATCCAACACTGAATTAGTCGTATTGTCTGCATGTGAGACGGGATTGGGAGATATCCAAGGCAATGAAGGCGTATATGGATTGCAAAGAGCATTTAAAATTGCAGGAGCTAAATATTTAATCATGTCGCTATGGCAAGTACCCGATAAACAAACCAGTTTATTGATGACTGCATTTTATAAGAAGTGGTTAGAAGCTAAAATGACGATACCAAATGCATTCCATGCTGCTCAAAAAGAATTGAGGGATCTTGGATTGGATCCACATCAATGGGCGGGATTTGTATTGGTAGAGTAA